One window of the Limibacillus sp. genome contains the following:
- a CDS encoding SRPBCC family protein: protein MRGQDDQVRVFQNTCRHRGMILLEEKTRLHRVIRCPYHSWCYSLEGALKKTPHVGGSGCDSHEAVRKEDLGLIEIRSVVYRDVIFVNLSGDAPSFEEQAGSLIGRWREFDQPLFHAGPDSSFKLEVNCNWKLAVENYCESYHLPFVHPGLNSYSRLEDHYHIEEPGHYAGQGTLVYSPTLDEGGRRFPDFEGLDRKWDKAAEYVAFFPNVLFGVHRDHAYAILLEPVSQTRTVEHVELYYATQDACYGDLADLRARNSTLWKGIFVEDIGVVEGMQKGRYGDKFDGGKFSPVMDSPTHCFHHWVASQFV from the coding sequence GTGCGCGGGCAGGACGATCAGGTGCGGGTGTTCCAGAACACCTGCCGCCACCGCGGCATGATCCTGCTGGAGGAGAAGACGCGCCTGCACCGCGTCATCCGCTGCCCCTATCACTCCTGGTGCTACAGCCTGGAGGGCGCGCTGAAGAAGACGCCGCACGTGGGCGGCAGTGGCTGCGACAGCCATGAGGCCGTCCGCAAGGAGGACCTGGGCCTCATCGAGATCCGCTCCGTGGTCTACAGGGACGTGATCTTCGTCAACCTCTCGGGCGACGCGCCCTCCTTCGAGGAGCAGGCGGGCAGCCTGATCGGACGCTGGCGGGAGTTCGATCAGCCGCTATTCCATGCGGGGCCGGATAGTTCGTTCAAGCTGGAGGTGAACTGCAACTGGAAGCTGGCGGTGGAGAACTACTGCGAGAGCTACCACCTGCCCTTCGTGCACCCCGGCCTCAACAGCTACTCCCGGCTGGAGGATCACTATCATATCGAGGAGCCGGGCCACTACGCGGGCCAGGGCACGCTGGTCTACAGCCCGACGCTCGACGAGGGCGGCCGGCGTTTCCCGGACTTCGAGGGCTTGGATAGGAAGTGGGACAAGGCTGCGGAGTACGTCGCCTTCTTCCCCAACGTGCTGTTCGGCGTGCACCGCGACCATGCCTACGCGATCCTGCTGGAGCCGGTCAGCCAGACCCGCACCGTCGAGCACGTCGAGCTCTACTACGCCACCCAGGACGCCTGCTACGGGGATCTCGCCGATCTGCGCGCGCGCAACTCAACCCTCTGGAAAGGCATCTTCGTGGAGGACATCGGCGTGGTCGAGGGCATGCAGAAGGGCCGCTACGGAGACAAGTTCGACGGCGGCAAGTTTTCCCCCGTCATGGACAGTCCCACCCACTGCTTCCACCACTGGGTCGCAAGCCAGTTCGTCTGA
- a CDS encoding LysR substrate-binding domain-containing protein produces the protein MPLPVPRRKAQHVRRYYDLPSLTALASFEAAARHLSVKAAAEELNVTPGAVSRQIKALEAELGLALFTRLHRGLALTREGEELAGVLARGFGQVALLLRDFRGRSQGRNVTLGSSNAFASLWLMPRLGAFWRTHPEITVNHMISDRAADLRVPEVELRIRYGGGAWAGEEAERLFGDRILPVAGPELARKHAEVTPEGLAELPLLHMRSENVEWTSWAEWFRRLHLRPPPLSGQVFTNYSVMLQAAEEGQGVALGWERLVAPMIQAGRLCPVSQAHIDAPDHHYLTWDDSRPLSEEAEVLKGWLRRHPAPQQGGRGAQGLVAGPGQGELMARVD, from the coding sequence ATGCCGTTGCCGGTTCCAAGAAGAAAGGCCCAGCACGTGCGCCGCTATTACGATCTGCCCAGTCTGACCGCGCTCGCCAGCTTCGAGGCGGCGGCCCGCCACCTGAGCGTGAAGGCGGCGGCCGAGGAGTTGAACGTCACGCCGGGCGCCGTGAGCCGCCAGATCAAGGCGCTTGAGGCCGAGTTGGGGCTGGCGCTTTTCACACGGCTGCACCGGGGCCTCGCCCTGACCCGCGAGGGCGAGGAACTTGCCGGGGTGCTGGCGCGCGGCTTCGGTCAGGTGGCGCTGCTGCTGCGCGATTTCCGCGGGCGCAGCCAGGGCCGGAACGTGACGCTCGGCAGCTCCAACGCCTTCGCCTCGCTCTGGCTGATGCCACGTCTCGGCGCGTTCTGGCGCACGCACCCGGAAATCACCGTCAACCACATGATCTCCGACCGCGCGGCGGACCTGCGCGTGCCGGAGGTGGAGTTGCGCATTCGCTACGGTGGCGGGGCCTGGGCGGGGGAGGAGGCCGAGCGCCTGTTCGGCGACCGCATCCTGCCGGTCGCCGGGCCGGAGCTCGCAAGAAAGCACGCCGAGGTGACGCCCGAAGGGCTCGCCGAGCTGCCGCTCTTGCATATGCGCAGCGAGAACGTGGAGTGGACCTCCTGGGCCGAGTGGTTCCGCCGCCTGCACCTGCGCCCCCCGCCGCTCAGCGGGCAGGTCTTCACCAACTACTCGGTCATGCTGCAGGCCGCCGAGGAGGGGCAGGGCGTGGCGCTGGGCTGGGAGCGGCTGGTCGCACCCATGATCCAGGCCGGGCGGCTTTGTCCCGTCAGCCAGGCCCATATCGACGCGCCGGACCATCACTACCTCACCTGGGACGACAGCCGGCCCCTCAGTGAAGAGGCCGAGGTCCTCAAAGGTTGGTTGCGACGACACCCGGCCCCTCAGCAAGGAGGCCGAGGCGCTCAAGGTTTGGTTGCTGGCCCGGGCCAGGGAGAGCTGATGGCCAGGGTCGATTGA
- the cobU gene encoding bifunctional adenosylcobinamide kinase/adenosylcobinamide-phosphate guanylyltransferase: MSINPAEGEPLVSRLFVLGGARSGKSNFAEAWIQARPGPKLYIATAEARDAEMADRIARHKERRGAGWRTLEAPLDIVKALSSYDSGGMSVLIDCLTLWVSNLIEAERDVEAECERLVKHLGQSRARIALVSNEVGLGIVPDNELARQFRDEAGRVNQRIAAEAKAVVFMAAGLPMLLKGPKGPLDGGRFSGRGRGGEGSDR; encoded by the coding sequence ATGAGCATCAATCCAGCAGAAGGCGAGCCGCTGGTCAGCCGGCTTTTCGTCCTGGGCGGCGCGCGTTCGGGCAAGAGCAACTTCGCGGAGGCCTGGATTCAGGCGCGGCCCGGCCCGAAACTCTACATCGCGACCGCCGAGGCGCGCGACGCCGAGATGGCCGACCGGATCGCGCGCCACAAGGAAAGGCGCGGCGCGGGCTGGCGCACGCTGGAAGCGCCGCTGGATATCGTAAAGGCGCTCTCTTCCTATGACAGCGGCGGTATGTCGGTGCTGATCGACTGCCTGACGCTCTGGGTTTCGAACCTGATCGAGGCCGAGCGGGACGTCGAGGCCGAGTGCGAGCGCCTGGTCAAGCACCTGGGGCAGAGCCGCGCGCGCATCGCCCTCGTCTCCAATGAAGTCGGGCTCGGCATCGTTCCCGACAACGAACTGGCGCGGCAGTTCCGGGACGAGGCCGGACGGGTCAACCAGAGGATCGCAGCCGAGGCCAAGGCCGTGGTCTTCATGGCCGCCGGTCTGCCGATGCTGCTGAAAGGCCCGAAGGGTCCCCTGGACGGCGGCCGCTTCAGCGGCCGGGGACGCGGCGGCGAGGGCAGCGACCGCTAG
- a CDS encoding cobyric acid synthase: protein MSGALMLQGTGSDVGKSLLVAGLCRAARNRGVSVAPFKPQNMSNNAAVCPGGGEIGRAQWLQALAAGRAPSVDMKPVLLKPHSDIGAQIVLRGEVWGEADARDYQSRRALLLEAVLESHARLRAQADLVIVEGAGSPAEINLRQADIANMGFARPAGVPVVLVGDIDRGGVIASLVGTHSVLEEADRTQVRGFLINKFRGDVSLFDEGLKEIERRSGWRSFGVVPWLPVVTRLPAEDAVVLDRPAAGEGGSFKVAAPLLSRIANFDDLDPLRQEPGVTVEFVPPGKAIPGDADLVVLLGTKATIADLAFLKAQGWDLDIRAHLRRGGRLLGLCGGFQMLGRAVHDPKGIEGLERHALGLGLLDLETWIEPEKVTATLDARDALSGARVTGYEIHAGRSSGPALARPFLKLEGRDEGAVSADGRIAGAYLHGLFTSDAYRRSYLESLGVTGGSFAYGESLESALDELAEALERVLDIDGLLALAVEAAPV, encoded by the coding sequence GTGAGCGGCGCGCTGATGCTACAAGGCACGGGATCGGATGTCGGCAAGTCCCTGCTGGTCGCGGGGCTCTGCCGGGCGGCGCGGAACCGTGGTGTATCGGTCGCCCCCTTCAAGCCGCAGAACATGTCGAACAACGCCGCCGTCTGTCCCGGCGGCGGGGAGATCGGCCGCGCCCAGTGGCTCCAGGCCTTGGCGGCGGGGCGCGCGCCCTCGGTCGACATGAAACCTGTGCTCCTGAAGCCGCACAGCGACATCGGCGCGCAGATCGTCCTGCGGGGCGAGGTCTGGGGGGAGGCCGACGCGCGCGACTATCAGAGCCGCCGCGCCCTGCTGCTGGAGGCCGTTCTCGAAAGTCATGCGCGCTTGCGCGCCCAGGCCGATCTGGTGATCGTGGAGGGCGCGGGCAGCCCGGCCGAGATCAACCTGCGCCAGGCCGATATCGCCAACATGGGCTTTGCCCGGCCCGCCGGCGTTCCGGTGGTCCTGGTCGGGGACATCGACCGGGGCGGGGTGATCGCCAGTCTGGTCGGCACCCACAGCGTCCTCGAGGAAGCCGACCGGACCCAGGTGCGCGGCTTCCTGATCAACAAGTTCCGGGGCGACGTCAGCCTCTTCGACGAAGGCTTGAAGGAGATCGAGCGGCGCAGCGGCTGGCGCTCCTTCGGGGTGGTGCCCTGGCTGCCGGTGGTGACCCGCCTGCCGGCGGAGGATGCGGTGGTGCTGGACAGACCCGCTGCGGGAGAGGGCGGCTCCTTCAAGGTGGCGGCGCCCCTTCTGTCGCGTATCGCCAACTTCGACGACCTGGATCCCCTGCGCCAGGAGCCGGGCGTGACCGTCGAGTTCGTGCCGCCCGGAAAGGCGATCCCCGGCGATGCCGACCTCGTGGTCCTGCTGGGCACCAAGGCGACCATCGCCGATCTCGCCTTCCTGAAGGCGCAGGGCTGGGATCTGGATATCCGGGCCCATCTGCGGCGCGGCGGGCGGCTACTGGGTCTCTGCGGCGGCTTTCAGATGCTGGGCCGCGCGGTGCACGACCCCAAAGGGATCGAGGGCCTGGAGCGCCACGCGCTGGGTCTCGGTCTGCTCGACCTGGAGACCTGGATCGAGCCGGAAAAGGTGACGGCGACCCTGGACGCCCGGGACGCGCTGAGCGGCGCGCGGGTCACCGGCTATGAGATTCACGCCGGGCGCAGCAGCGGCCCGGCGCTGGCGCGGCCCTTCCTGAAGCTGGAGGGGCGGGACGAGGGCGCGGTTTCCGCCGACGGGCGCATCGCCGGCGCCTACCTGCACGGCCTCTTCACCTCCGATGCCTACCGCCGCAGCTATCTGGAGAGCCTCGGCGTGACCGGTGGCTCTTTCGCCTATGGCGAGAGCCTGGAGAGCGCCCTGGACGAACTGGCCGAGGCGCTGGAACGGGTGCTGGATATCGACGGGCTCTTGGCCCTGGCAGTTGAGGCCGCGCCGGTCTAG
- a CDS encoding ABC transporter ATP-binding protein translates to MSDLLLKGEGLTAKLGERRVLDGVDISLGKGEVVGLIGPNGAGKTSALRALLRLLPLEAGRITLLGREVSQEPAHALAGRAAYLPQGQGVHWPLTVERLVALGRLPHRTAWQSLGEEDRAAVERALAAADAKHLVGRVVTDLSGGERARVLLARALAVEAPLLLVDEPIVSLDPYHQLSVMDTLRAEAGRGGGVLVVLHDLGFAARYCDRLCLLDEGRVMAEGTPGEVLREELLESVYRVRVRRSAEGDISLLSRLNGESR, encoded by the coding sequence ATGAGCGACCTGCTGCTGAAGGGTGAGGGCCTGACCGCGAAGCTGGGCGAACGCCGCGTCCTGGACGGTGTGGATATCTCCCTTGGCAAGGGAGAGGTGGTCGGCTTGATCGGGCCGAACGGGGCGGGCAAGACCTCGGCGCTGCGCGCCCTCCTGCGGCTTTTGCCGCTGGAGGCCGGGCGCATCACGCTGTTGGGCCGCGAGGTCTCTCAGGAGCCCGCCCACGCGCTCGCGGGCCGGGCCGCCTATCTGCCGCAGGGGCAGGGAGTCCACTGGCCCCTGACCGTGGAGCGCCTCGTCGCGCTGGGCCGTCTGCCGCACCGCACCGCCTGGCAGTCCCTGGGCGAAGAGGACCGCGCCGCGGTCGAGCGCGCGCTGGCCGCCGCCGACGCCAAGCATCTCGTCGGGCGGGTCGTCACGGACCTTTCCGGCGGTGAGCGTGCCCGCGTGCTGCTGGCCCGCGCGCTGGCGGTGGAAGCGCCGCTGCTGCTGGTCGACGAACCCATCGTCTCGCTGGACCCCTATCACCAACTCTCCGTCATGGACACGCTGCGCGCCGAAGCCGGACGCGGCGGCGGGGTCCTGGTGGTGCTGCACGACCTGGGTTTCGCCGCCCGCTACTGCGACCGCCTCTGCCTTCTGGACGAGGGGCGTGTGATGGCTGAAGGGACGCCGGGCGAGGTCTTGCGGGAGGAGCTTCTGGAGTCCGTCTACCGCGTACGCGTACGGCGCAGTGCGGAGGGCGATATCAGCCTTCTCTCCCGCTTGAACGGAGAATCGCGGTGA
- a CDS encoding iron ABC transporter permease has protein sequence MDLGRSPLLVASVLALLLLGALFLGLMIGFAPLSPTQVFAGLGAPGAGTVESVIVWDIRLPRLLLGALVGAVLGLSGAALQGLLRNPLADPGVLGVSAAAGLGGVIAIYYGFAAAFALSVPLFAIASALVATLILQMMALREASILSIILIGVAVNSLAGALTALAMNLAPNPFSLSDMVLWLLGSLANRSYTDLWLAGPFMLLGGAMLFTAGRSLTGLSLGEDAGATLGVNLNRTRTLVIFGTALAVGASVAVTGTVGFVGLMVPHMLRPFVGYEPGRLLLPSALGGALLLTLADMAVRLSPSDQELKLGVVTALLGAPFFIALVYRTRRSMR, from the coding sequence ATGGACCTCGGGCGCTCGCCTCTTCTGGTGGCTTCGGTCCTGGCGCTGCTGCTGCTGGGCGCTCTCTTCCTCGGCCTGATGATCGGGTTCGCGCCGCTGTCGCCGACCCAGGTCTTCGCCGGGCTGGGCGCGCCGGGGGCCGGAACGGTCGAATCCGTGATCGTCTGGGATATCCGCCTCCCGCGCCTCCTATTGGGCGCGCTGGTGGGCGCGGTGCTGGGCCTCTCAGGCGCCGCACTCCAGGGCCTTTTGCGCAACCCGCTCGCCGATCCGGGCGTGCTGGGGGTTTCCGCCGCGGCGGGCCTCGGCGGCGTGATCGCCATCTACTACGGTTTCGCAGCCGCCTTCGCCCTTTCCGTGCCGCTCTTCGCCATCGCCTCGGCGCTGGTCGCCACCCTGATCCTTCAGATGATGGCGCTGCGCGAGGCCTCGATCCTCTCGATCATCCTGATCGGCGTGGCGGTGAACTCGCTGGCGGGCGCGCTCACGGCGCTCGCCATGAATCTCGCGCCCAATCCCTTCTCCCTGAGCGACATGGTGCTTTGGCTTCTGGGGTCGCTCGCCAACCGCAGCTACACCGACCTCTGGCTGGCCGGGCCCTTCATGCTGCTGGGCGGCGCCATGCTCTTCACCGCGGGACGCTCGCTGACCGGTCTTTCCCTGGGCGAGGACGCGGGGGCGACCTTGGGGGTGAACCTCAACCGGACCCGCACGCTGGTGATCTTCGGCACGGCGCTGGCCGTGGGCGCGTCGGTGGCGGTCACGGGCACGGTCGGGTTCGTCGGCCTCATGGTCCCGCACATGCTCCGGCCCTTCGTCGGGTACGAGCCGGGCCGCCTCTTGCTGCCCAGCGCCTTGGGCGGGGCGCTGCTCTTGACCCTGGCCGACATGGCCGTACGTCTCTCGCCTTCGGATCAGGAACTGAAGCTGGGCGTGGTGACGGCTCTCCTCGGCGCGCCCTTCTTCATCGCACTGGTCTACCGCACGCGGAGGTCCATGCGATGA
- a CDS encoding ABC transporter substrate-binding protein, whose translation MDFRRRATGLAALALTALFAGVPLAGISLAGERPRAVSLDYCADQYLIALAGPDQLLAVSPNATSEYSFLAEEAEGLPSLRASAEEVLVMAPDIAIRQFGGESAILPMLERLGIEVVQLGFSDSPESARSNLRLVGRALGREARAEALIADMDRRLAEVAARGRGGGLTAIYLTPGGFTSGAGTFIDAVIRSAGLTNLGAAGGRQGWYDLNIENLVMNPPDLIIGSFFDLRTSRMNHWSVARHSYVRKLLEERPSVIVPGRYVACSAWFFVEAVEMIDRALAADPRLSGGGS comes from the coding sequence ATGGATTTCCGGCGGAGAGCAACGGGTCTGGCGGCGCTCGCGCTGACCGCGCTCTTCGCCGGAGTCCCGCTTGCCGGAATCTCGCTTGCGGGCGAGCGACCGCGCGCCGTCTCCCTGGACTACTGCGCCGATCAGTACCTGATCGCCCTGGCCGGACCGGACCAGCTTCTGGCGGTCTCCCCCAACGCCACCTCGGAGTACTCTTTTCTCGCGGAGGAGGCCGAGGGGCTGCCCAGCTTGCGCGCCAGCGCGGAGGAGGTCCTGGTCATGGCCCCCGACATCGCGATCCGCCAGTTCGGCGGGGAGTCCGCGATCCTGCCGATGCTGGAGCGCCTTGGGATCGAGGTCGTGCAGCTCGGCTTCTCGGACTCGCCGGAAAGCGCGCGCTCCAACCTCCGGCTGGTGGGCCGCGCCCTGGGCCGGGAGGCGCGGGCCGAGGCCCTGATCGCCGACATGGACCGGCGGCTGGCCGAGGTCGCGGCGCGCGGGCGGGGCGGCGGCCTGACGGCGATCTACCTTACGCCGGGCGGCTTCACCTCGGGCGCTGGCACCTTCATCGATGCTGTGATCCGCTCCGCCGGTCTCACCAACCTGGGTGCTGCGGGCGGGCGGCAGGGCTGGTACGACCTCAACATCGAGAACCTCGTGATGAACCCGCCCGACCTGATCATCGGCAGCTTCTTCGATCTTCGGACCAGCCGCATGAACCACTGGTCGGTTGCGCGCCACAGCTATGTGCGCAAGCTTCTGGAGGAGCGGCCGAGCGTCATCGTGCCGGGCCGCTACGTGGCCTGTTCGGCCTGGTTCTTCGTGGAGGCGGTGGAGATGATCGACAGGGCTTTGGCCGCCGACCCCAGGCTTTCGGGCGGGGGCAGCTGA
- a CDS encoding TonB-dependent receptor, producing the protein MKRSIEKAVLLSAACLPAVLAADLAKAEDQPEIVVTATRIPVETDKVGASVSSITAEEIEERQIKTVGEAVRTLPGVTVNSNGGRGSLTTVRIRGNSSDQTLVIIDGVVVNDPSGTGGGFDFANLDVADIERIEVLRGPQSTLYGADAIGGVINIITKRGSGDPKITASLEGGSYQTVRGTSTVSGASGIFDYRLTATGTDSDGFSRAEEDVGNSEDDGYRNLSFSSDLGAAITDILRLDGLFRYSDSRSEFDTFAFNGVAFVPADGDDVGYSDELTVGGSATLDSFEGRLENRFSVTYHETQRENYAGGFQNFDSTGERLSFDYQGTAYMTDTETLVFGAEREETSVDQVSFGTPLSADTAINSLFALIQTEAIDNLTLTGGIRYDDHDDFGSATTLRFTGAYVLEETDTVFRASWGQGFKAPSLYQLTFVCTFCVPPAAGPASNLQPEESTAWDLGVEQRLLGDSLTLEAIYFRQETDNLILFPVNGYVNIGEAQSEGVELAADWRANDWLSFGGNYAFVYAEDKSNDTLLVRQPKHSATASATLRPDAASSLTLAVIYNGQEKQPDGSMLDDWVRVDLSGGYRLSETVELFGRVENLLNEDYQEVPGYGTPGLSAYLGVRASW; encoded by the coding sequence ATGAAACGTTCCATCGAAAAGGCGGTCCTTCTGTCCGCCGCCTGCCTGCCGGCCGTTCTGGCCGCGGACCTGGCGAAAGCCGAAGACCAACCCGAAATCGTCGTCACCGCCACGCGCATACCGGTCGAAACGGACAAGGTCGGCGCCTCGGTCTCCAGCATCACGGCGGAGGAGATCGAAGAACGCCAGATCAAGACGGTCGGCGAAGCGGTGCGCACGCTGCCCGGCGTGACGGTCAACTCCAACGGCGGGCGCGGCAGCCTCACCACCGTGCGCATCCGGGGCAACTCCAGCGACCAGACGCTGGTGATCATCGATGGCGTCGTGGTGAACGATCCGTCCGGCACCGGCGGCGGCTTCGACTTCGCCAACCTCGACGTCGCCGATATCGAGCGGATCGAGGTGCTGCGCGGCCCGCAGTCCACGCTCTACGGCGCCGATGCCATCGGCGGTGTCATCAACATCATCACCAAGCGCGGTTCGGGCGATCCGAAGATCACGGCCAGCCTGGAGGGTGGCAGCTACCAGACCGTCCGCGGCACCAGCACGGTCTCCGGCGCCAGCGGTATCTTCGACTACCGCCTGACCGCCACCGGAACCGACAGCGACGGCTTCTCCCGCGCCGAGGAGGATGTCGGCAACAGCGAGGACGACGGCTACCGCAACCTCTCCTTCTCCAGCGACCTCGGGGCGGCGATCACGGACATTCTGAGGCTCGACGGCCTCTTCCGCTATTCCGACAGCCGCAGCGAGTTCGACACCTTCGCCTTCAACGGCGTCGCCTTCGTGCCCGCCGACGGCGACGATGTCGGCTACTCGGACGAGCTCACCGTCGGCGGATCGGCGACGCTCGACAGCTTCGAAGGCCGCCTGGAGAACCGCTTTTCCGTCACCTATCACGAGACCCAGCGGGAGAACTACGCAGGCGGGTTCCAGAACTTCGATTCGACCGGCGAGCGGCTGAGCTTCGACTACCAGGGCACGGCCTACATGACCGATACCGAGACGCTGGTGTTCGGCGCGGAACGCGAGGAGACCTCCGTCGATCAGGTGTCTTTCGGCACGCCGCTCTCCGCCGACACGGCGATCAACAGCCTCTTCGCGCTGATCCAGACCGAGGCGATCGATAACCTGACCCTGACCGGCGGGATACGCTACGACGACCACGACGACTTCGGCAGCGCCACCACCCTCCGCTTCACCGGCGCCTACGTGCTGGAGGAGACCGACACGGTGTTCCGCGCCAGCTGGGGGCAGGGCTTCAAGGCGCCGTCGCTCTATCAGCTGACCTTCGTCTGCACCTTCTGTGTCCCGCCCGCCGCGGGGCCCGCCAGCAACCTTCAGCCCGAGGAGTCCACCGCCTGGGACCTGGGCGTCGAGCAGCGGCTCCTCGGCGACAGCCTGACGCTGGAGGCGATCTATTTCCGGCAGGAGACCGACAACCTGATCCTTTTCCCCGTCAACGGCTACGTGAACATCGGCGAGGCGCAATCCGAGGGCGTGGAGCTGGCGGCCGATTGGCGCGCCAACGACTGGCTCTCCTTCGGCGGCAACTACGCCTTCGTCTACGCCGAGGACAAGAGCAACGATACGCTCCTGGTCCGCCAGCCCAAGCACAGCGCGACCGCCAGCGCCACGCTGCGGCCGGACGCGGCCAGCAGCCTGACGCTGGCCGTCATCTACAACGGCCAGGAGAAGCAGCCGGACGGCTCGATGCTCGATGACTGGGTCCGCGTCGATCTCTCGGGCGGCTACCGCCTGAGCGAGACCGTGGAGCTCTTCGGGCGGGTCGAGAACCTGCTGAACGAGGACTATCAGGAGGTGCCCGGATACGGCACGCCCGGCCTCTCGGCCTATCTCGGCGTCCGGGCGAGCTGGTGA
- the cobO gene encoding cob(I)yrinic acid a,c-diamide adenosyltransferase produces the protein MSDQDKDARHREKMRAVQAEHRSRLKSMEQAGRGLLLVYSGNGKGKSTSAFGTVIRALGWGHSVAVVQYIKGTWKTGEREFFKRFEGLVDWHSMGEGFTWDTQDRQRDIAAAKAAWAQSRAYLESGDYDLVVLDEINIALRYDQLEAAEVLEGLKARHPRTSVILTGRDAKPEIMEAADLVTEMGQVRHPFEQGIKAKQGIDF, from the coding sequence ATGAGCGATCAGGACAAGGACGCCCGGCACCGCGAGAAGATGCGCGCCGTGCAGGCCGAACACCGCAGTAGGCTGAAGTCGATGGAACAGGCCGGGCGCGGCCTGCTGCTGGTCTACAGCGGCAACGGCAAGGGCAAGTCGACCTCGGCCTTCGGCACGGTGATCCGCGCGCTCGGCTGGGGCCATTCGGTCGCGGTGGTGCAGTACATCAAGGGAACCTGGAAGACCGGCGAGCGGGAGTTCTTCAAGCGCTTCGAGGGGCTGGTCGACTGGCACTCCATGGGGGAGGGTTTCACCTGGGACACCCAGGACCGTCAGCGTGATATCGCCGCCGCCAAGGCCGCCTGGGCGCAGTCGCGCGCCTATCTGGAGTCCGGCGACTACGACCTGGTGGTTCTGGACGAGATCAACATCGCGCTCCGCTACGACCAGTTGGAGGCGGCGGAGGTGCTGGAGGGCCTGAAAGCCCGCCATCCCCGGACCTCCGTCATCCTGACCGGGCGCGACGCCAAACCGGAGATCATGGAGGCCGCCGATCTCGTCACGGAGATGGGCCAGGTCCGGCACCCCTTCGAGCAGGGCATCAAGGCCAAGCAGGGCATCGACTTCTAA
- a CDS encoding arginine deiminase family protein, producing the protein MITGAQSPWKVDSETGRLRDILLCRPDHYSWQPTNAVALKTLAEGSKGFDIEGVKAQYEGMVTALRENGVTCHFLEPEAHLPYQVYTRDSSQVTPWGPVVTQLYRPQRRGEYAAIIGFYNKTGGPWAYSTTGTLEGGDIHIIRPGLMLIGHSGERTDEAGARQFAGWFEERGWEVRLQAFAEHFLHLDLLFCMAADNLAVACLEVLDDDLVDWLRAHQIRLIPVSYKDAMALACNLLSLGDGKVIAAAHAREMNAALKAEGVEVIELPLDLLTRGGGGAHCMTMPLRRDPL; encoded by the coding sequence ATGATCACCGGCGCCCAATCCCCCTGGAAAGTCGACTCGGAGACCGGCAGGCTGCGCGACATCCTGCTCTGCCGCCCGGACCACTACAGCTGGCAGCCGACCAACGCCGTCGCGCTCAAGACCCTGGCCGAGGGTTCCAAGGGCTTCGACATCGAGGGCGTGAAGGCGCAGTACGAGGGCATGGTCACAGCGCTTCGGGAGAACGGCGTCACCTGTCATTTCCTGGAGCCTGAGGCCCACCTGCCCTATCAGGTCTACACGCGCGATTCGAGCCAGGTGACGCCCTGGGGCCCGGTGGTGACCCAGCTCTACAGGCCCCAGCGGCGCGGCGAATACGCGGCCATCATCGGCTTCTACAACAAGACGGGCGGGCCCTGGGCCTATTCCACCACCGGCACGCTGGAGGGCGGCGACATCCACATCATCCGCCCGGGCCTGATGCTGATCGGCCATAGCGGCGAGCGCACCGACGAGGCCGGAGCCAGGCAGTTCGCCGGCTGGTTCGAGGAGCGCGGCTGGGAAGTGCGCCTGCAAGCCTTCGCCGAGCACTTCCTGCACCTGGACCTGCTGTTCTGCATGGCGGCCGACAACCTTGCGGTCGCCTGTCTGGAGGTACTGGACGATGACCTGGTCGATTGGCTGCGCGCCCACCAGATCCGCCTGATCCCGGTCAGCTACAAGGACGCCATGGCGCTGGCCTGCAACCTTCTGTCGCTGGGCGACGGCAAGGTCATCGCCGCCGCGCACGCCCGGGAGATGAACGCAGCGCTCAAGGCCGAAGGCGTGGAGGTGATCGAGCTACCGCTCGACCTGCTGACCCGGGGCGGCGGCGGGGCGCACTGCATGACCATGCCGCTGAGGCGCGATCCGCTATGA